From one Catenuloplanes nepalensis genomic stretch:
- a CDS encoding glycosyltransferase family 4 protein, which produces MSPNADIIEMRTARPQRVLMLSWEYPPVVVGGLGRHVHALSVALANAGHEVTVVTRHVAGAPLEEYADGVRIVRAPEDPPVFPLATPSLLAWTMAFNHTLTRAALRAAESGEYDVIHAHDWLVTHTAVTLKEHLDIPLVATIHATEAGRHQGWLPEEMNKAIHTVEWWLAQEAVRVIVCSEYMRWEVNRLLDLPAARMDVVPNGVDDTMWRAQPRAVAAARSRFAGAGPLIGFAGRLVYEKGVQHLVNAVPKLKHRHPGLKVVIAGDGPYRSELQAEAARLQLDDTVTFAGFMNEKQLPAVLAATDATVIPSLYEPFGMIALEAASAGAPIAVSSTGGLAEIVEPGVTGVTFPHSNPDALADAVDSLLTDEVFARRVARQARSMVTERYGWGTIAARTAAAYGSAIREAPAFNTKQAEAQLATGRPKAVVPEGNLLHGLMNASAI; this is translated from the coding sequence ATGTCACCAAACGCCGACATCATCGAGATGCGGACCGCACGTCCGCAACGTGTTCTGATGCTCTCCTGGGAGTACCCGCCGGTGGTCGTGGGTGGTCTGGGGCGTCACGTGCACGCGCTCTCGGTCGCGCTCGCGAACGCGGGCCACGAGGTGACGGTGGTGACGCGGCACGTCGCCGGCGCCCCGCTGGAGGAGTACGCGGACGGGGTCCGCATCGTGCGCGCGCCGGAGGACCCGCCGGTCTTCCCGCTCGCCACCCCCTCGCTGCTCGCCTGGACCATGGCCTTCAACCACACGCTGACCCGCGCGGCCCTGCGGGCGGCCGAGTCCGGTGAATACGACGTGATCCACGCGCACGACTGGCTCGTCACGCACACCGCGGTCACGCTCAAGGAGCACCTCGACATCCCCCTCGTCGCCACCATCCACGCCACCGAGGCCGGCCGTCACCAGGGCTGGCTCCCGGAGGAGATGAACAAGGCGATCCACACCGTCGAGTGGTGGCTCGCGCAGGAGGCGGTGCGCGTCATCGTCTGCTCGGAGTACATGCGGTGGGAGGTGAACCGGCTCCTCGACCTCCCCGCGGCCCGGATGGACGTCGTGCCCAACGGAGTCGACGACACCATGTGGCGTGCCCAGCCCCGCGCCGTCGCCGCCGCCCGCTCGCGATTCGCCGGTGCCGGCCCGCTGATCGGGTTCGCCGGCCGCCTGGTCTACGAGAAGGGAGTGCAGCACCTGGTCAACGCGGTGCCGAAGCTCAAGCACCGGCACCCCGGCCTGAAGGTCGTCATCGCGGGCGACGGGCCTTATCGCTCCGAGCTGCAGGCCGAGGCCGCGCGACTCCAGCTGGACGACACCGTCACGTTCGCCGGCTTCATGAACGAGAAGCAGCTGCCCGCGGTGCTCGCCGCCACCGACGCCACCGTCATCCCGAGCCTCTACGAGCCGTTCGGCATGATCGCGCTGGAGGCCGCCTCGGCCGGCGCGCCGATCGCGGTCTCCTCGACCGGCGGCCTCGCCGAGATCGTCGAGCCCGGCGTCACCGGCGTCACGTTCCCGCACAGCAACCCGGACGCGCTCGCGGACGCGGTCGACTCGCTGCTGACCGACGAGGTGTTCGCGCGCCGCGTGGCCCGGCAGGCGCGCTCGATGGTCACCGAGCGGTACGGCTGGGGCACGATCGCGGCCCGCACCGCCGCCGCGTACGGCTCGGCCATCCGGGAGGCACCGGCCTTCAACACGAAGCAGGCCGAGGCGCAGCTGGCCACCGGCCGGCCGAAGGCCGTCGTGCCCGAGGGCAACCTCCTGCACGGCCTGATGAACGCATCCGCCATCTGA
- the glgB gene encoding 1,4-alpha-glucan branching protein GlgB yields MSDSNDFIGEIDRWLLSQGRHERLWTVLGAHPTDDGCHFAVWAPNAREIRVIGDFAGWGADDGVPMRNLGDSGVWAAFVPGARIGQHYKYKIHGADGSWMDRADPLAVATEVPPRTASRIFRSEHKWDDGDWMAARAGQTEHHKQAMSVYEVHLGSWRPGLGYRDLADQLTEYVSELGFTHVELMPVMEHPFGGSWGYQVTGYYAPTSRFGTPDEFRYLVDRLHQAGVGVLLDWVPAHFPKDEWALADFDGTALYEHPDPHRGEHPDWGSLIFNYGRWEVRNFLVANALYWLEEFHVDGLRVDAVASMLYLDYSREHGEWSPNEHGGHENLEAIAFLRELNAVVYREHPGAVMIAEESTAFPGVSKPTDWGGLGFGLKWNMGWMHDTLEYASRDPLYRSFHHDQLTWPSCYAFDEQFTLPISHDEVVHGKKSLIAKLPGDRWQRLAGLRGFLAYMWSFPGKQLLFMGSELADEHEWAEHRGLDWHVLGDPAVQGVHATLRDLNRVYRESRALWSQDTLPQGFRWIAHDDRQNNVISFLRWGDDGSVMACIANFSGVPRTGYRIGLPRGGRWDEVLNTDASHYGGSGVGNFGAVHAAGDGSHGLPHSADVAVGPYAVVWFRPA; encoded by the coding sequence GTGTCCGACAGCAACGACTTCATCGGCGAGATCGACCGCTGGCTGCTCTCCCAGGGGCGGCACGAGAGGCTCTGGACGGTGCTCGGCGCGCACCCCACCGACGACGGCTGCCACTTCGCGGTCTGGGCGCCGAACGCGCGGGAGATCCGGGTGATCGGTGACTTCGCGGGCTGGGGCGCGGACGACGGCGTACCCATGCGGAATCTCGGTGACAGCGGTGTCTGGGCCGCGTTCGTGCCGGGTGCGCGCATCGGCCAGCACTACAAATACAAGATCCATGGCGCGGACGGCTCGTGGATGGACCGGGCCGACCCGCTGGCCGTGGCGACCGAGGTCCCCCCGCGTACCGCGTCGAGGATCTTCAGGTCCGAGCACAAGTGGGACGACGGCGACTGGATGGCCGCGCGCGCCGGCCAGACCGAGCACCACAAGCAGGCGATGAGCGTGTACGAGGTGCACCTCGGCTCCTGGCGGCCCGGCCTCGGCTACCGGGACCTGGCCGACCAGCTCACCGAATACGTCTCCGAGCTCGGCTTCACGCACGTCGAGCTGATGCCGGTGATGGAGCACCCGTTCGGCGGCTCGTGGGGCTACCAGGTCACCGGCTACTACGCGCCGACCTCCCGGTTCGGCACGCCGGACGAGTTCCGCTACCTGGTCGACCGCCTCCACCAGGCCGGCGTCGGCGTGCTGCTCGACTGGGTGCCCGCGCACTTCCCCAAGGACGAGTGGGCGCTGGCCGACTTCGACGGCACCGCGCTCTACGAGCACCCGGACCCGCACCGCGGCGAGCACCCGGACTGGGGCAGCCTGATCTTCAACTACGGCCGCTGGGAGGTGCGCAACTTCCTGGTCGCGAACGCGCTCTACTGGCTGGAGGAGTTCCACGTCGACGGCCTGCGGGTGGACGCGGTCGCGTCGATGCTCTACCTCGACTACTCCCGCGAGCACGGCGAGTGGTCGCCGAACGAGCACGGCGGCCACGAGAACCTCGAAGCCATCGCGTTCCTCCGCGAGCTGAACGCGGTCGTCTACCGCGAGCACCCCGGCGCCGTCATGATCGCGGAGGAGTCCACCGCCTTCCCCGGCGTCTCCAAGCCCACCGACTGGGGCGGCCTCGGCTTCGGCCTCAAGTGGAACATGGGCTGGATGCACGACACGCTGGAGTACGCTTCTCGCGATCCGCTCTATCGGTCGTTCCACCACGATCAACTGACCTGGCCGTCCTGCTACGCGTTCGATGAGCAGTTCACGCTGCCGATCAGCCACGACGAGGTCGTGCACGGCAAGAAGTCGCTGATCGCGAAGCTCCCCGGCGACCGCTGGCAGCGCCTGGCCGGTCTGCGCGGCTTCCTCGCCTACATGTGGTCGTTCCCCGGCAAGCAGCTGCTCTTCATGGGCTCCGAACTGGCCGACGAGCACGAGTGGGCCGAGCACCGCGGCCTCGACTGGCACGTGCTCGGCGACCCGGCCGTCCAGGGCGTGCACGCCACGCTGCGCGACCTCAACCGGGTCTACCGCGAGTCGCGCGCGCTCTGGTCGCAGGACACGCTGCCGCAGGGCTTCCGCTGGATCGCGCACGACGACCGGCAGAACAACGTCATCTCCTTCCTGCGCTGGGGCGACGACGGCTCGGTCATGGCCTGCATCGCCAACTTCTCCGGCGTGCCCCGCACCGGCTACCGCATAGGCCTGCCCCGGGGCGGCCGCTGGGACGAGGTCCTGAACACGGACGCGTCCCACTACGGCGGCTCCGGCGTCGGCAACTTCGGCGCGGTCCACGCCGCAGGCGACGGCTCGCACGGCCTGCCGCACTCGGCCGACGTCGCGGTCGGCCCGTACGCGGTCGTCTGGTTCCGCCCCGCCTGA
- a CDS encoding amylo-alpha-1,6-glucosidase produces MIPISFGPQVCGSLTEGAAREWLVPDGLGGYAMGTVSGLRTRRYHGLLMVSGATASARTLALAGLDPVLTIGGDEIRLGTHEWASGSIAPAGHTFLERFSLIDGLPRWRWRAGDVVLERELAMVYGRPALAVVHRLLAGGPVRLDLQALCTWRDGHGERGAGGPAPRVDPASGGAVIENSYRLEGPDWRAAGTWWTGVHHREEAARGLAASEDLFHAGTFGAELREPGDVLEVRAWAGSLEDTPPPAREVISAARRRNRAVVAAAAPADDVDASLALAADAFVVRTDSAPDVVAGYPWFGAWSRDTMIAYEGLLLTTNRAEEGRRLLLGYAATLSEGMLANTADTGSVEYNTVDGTLWFLHAVARHVTVTGDTDLAEELLPGLRDVVDAHLRGTRYGIRVDPDDGLITQGAAGEALTWMDARVRGVPVTARAGKPVEVNALWINGLAGIVDLARRTRGDAGAAPAAHRTALASFRRRFPAPAGWLYDVVDGPHGDDASLRPNQLLAWSLPYAPMRADARALRAISKGLLTPIGLRSLGPREMGFLGEHRGNSDARDGAYHMGTVWPWWVGPFIDTCAKSAVSDGELLSGIEGHLTEFGLGSVTETADGEPPHSATGCPFQAWSVGEIVRVRRC; encoded by the coding sequence ATGATCCCGATCAGCTTCGGTCCACAGGTCTGCGGCTCGCTCACCGAGGGCGCCGCGCGCGAATGGCTGGTCCCGGACGGCCTCGGCGGATACGCCATGGGCACGGTCTCCGGCCTGCGCACCCGCCGCTACCACGGGCTGCTCATGGTGTCCGGCGCGACCGCGTCCGCGCGCACGCTCGCGCTGGCCGGCCTGGACCCGGTGCTCACGATCGGCGGTGACGAGATCCGGCTCGGCACGCACGAGTGGGCGTCCGGCTCGATCGCGCCGGCCGGGCACACGTTCCTGGAGCGGTTCTCGCTGATCGACGGTCTCCCCCGCTGGCGCTGGCGGGCCGGCGACGTGGTCCTCGAGCGCGAGCTGGCCATGGTGTACGGACGCCCCGCGCTCGCGGTGGTGCACCGCCTGCTGGCCGGCGGCCCGGTCCGCCTCGATCTCCAGGCGCTGTGCACCTGGCGGGACGGGCACGGCGAGCGGGGGGCGGGCGGGCCTGCTCCGCGTGTTGATCCGGCTTCTGGCGGCGCCGTGATCGAGAACTCGTATCGGCTGGAGGGCCCGGACTGGCGCGCGGCCGGCACCTGGTGGACGGGCGTGCACCACCGCGAGGAGGCCGCGCGCGGCCTGGCCGCTTCAGAAGATCTCTTCCACGCCGGTACGTTCGGCGCCGAGCTGCGTGAACCCGGCGATGTGCTGGAGGTGCGCGCGTGGGCCGGCTCGCTGGAAGACACCCCTCCCCCGGCCCGCGAGGTGATCTCCGCGGCCCGCCGCCGGAACCGGGCCGTGGTGGCAGCGGCCGCGCCGGCCGACGACGTGGACGCCTCGCTCGCGCTCGCCGCGGACGCGTTCGTGGTCCGCACGGACTCCGCGCCGGACGTGGTCGCCGGTTACCCGTGGTTCGGCGCGTGGTCCCGGGACACGATGATCGCCTACGAGGGCCTGCTGCTCACCACGAACCGGGCCGAGGAGGGCCGGCGGCTGCTGCTCGGGTACGCGGCCACGCTCTCCGAGGGCATGCTGGCGAACACCGCGGACACCGGCAGCGTCGAGTACAACACGGTGGACGGCACGCTCTGGTTCCTGCACGCCGTGGCCCGGCACGTGACCGTCACCGGCGACACCGACCTGGCCGAGGAGTTGCTGCCCGGGCTGCGCGACGTGGTCGACGCGCACCTGCGCGGCACCCGCTACGGCATCCGCGTCGACCCGGACGACGGCCTGATCACGCAGGGCGCCGCCGGAGAGGCACTGACCTGGATGGACGCCCGGGTGCGCGGCGTGCCGGTGACGGCGCGGGCCGGGAAGCCGGTCGAGGTGAACGCACTCTGGATCAACGGCCTGGCCGGTATCGTGGACCTCGCGCGGCGCACCCGGGGTGACGCCGGCGCGGCCCCGGCCGCGCACCGCACCGCCCTCGCCTCGTTCCGCCGCCGCTTCCCTGCCCCGGCCGGGTGGCTCTACGACGTCGTCGACGGCCCGCACGGCGACGACGCCTCGCTGCGCCCCAACCAATTGTTGGCCTGGTCTTTGCCTTACGCTCCAATGCGTGCCGATGCACGTGCTCTCCGTGCAATTTCCAAGGGATTACTGACGCCGATCGGTCTGCGCAGCCTCGGCCCGCGGGAAATGGGTTTCCTGGGTGAACACCGTGGAAATTCCGACGCCAGGGATGGCGCATATCACATGGGCACGGTGTGGCCGTGGTGGGTGGGGCCATTTATCGATACGTGCGCGAAGTCCGCCGTGTCAGATGGCGAACTACTCTCCGGTATCGAAGGTCATTTGACCGAGTTTGGCCTAGGCTCTGTCACTGAAACAGCGGACGGTGAGCCACCTCACTCGGCTACGGGTTGCCCGTTTCAAGCGTGGTCGGTCGGGGAAATAGTTCGCGTCCGTCGGTGTTGA